The DNA segment CACAGTCGAAACCAATCATGACACATTCATAAAATATATGATAacatcaaatcgaatatttacaTGAGAAACAATCGAAAAATTTATCATAATTTTTTGCGACAACCAGACTCTCATACCACTTGTTAGTTTTTATATTCAATGCACAGtaaaaatttgtgaaaaaaaaaaaaaacgacttttaaaaatttttacaaCAAAACAATCGAACAAATGATCtagtttaattataaaaaaaaaaacttcacaAGTTCTTTATAATTAAAGATGCAAAAtactataataaatttaattattaagaTTCTACTATGGAATAAGAATCATTACAAAAATTCTTTGGATGATTCACTACTTGTATATAACTGGCTCTTCTGAAATTTCTTCAGTTTCACGGTCTTTCTCACTAATATTCGAATCAACCAACGAATAATATTGTGGGCtaactcttttaatttttctgacAAAATTATTTACTAGAATTTTTCACAAACAATTATAATATCAAAACAATTATAATCTAACAAGAGAGTATGACACGTGCAAATGTGTGTTTCTGGAAAAAATTTATCGATTAATTTTTGTCTTTAGAAGACTATctatatataaaagaaaatatattaACCGATCAAATCTTCCAAATatctgaaatatatatataattatatatatatatatatatatttagtttacaaaatcaaatcaaatctcaaccGGTTTGAGATTAACGTGtgatttgaaattcaaattgtaatcaattttgaaaatcaaaaaattgttctcgaaaatcttgaaacacaaaataattcaaaatttttgaatttaaaataatgGTCAAATATCTAATATTTGATGtctattatttaaaaatcaaaacttgTTTGAACTTCTATAGAATCAGATAATCATATCAAATTCTAATATTGAAATCATTTGACATTCAAATAATTATCAAACATCTCATAATTATCTAAAACAATTACTCTCTCTATATATCCAAAAACAAATTATATTTGTAATCAAATtacaaatatataaaatataatattctttttattaaataataaataattttattatttaatcaatatgtgtgaattaataattaatcatattaattatttaagattATCCATCGTGATTGTGGGAATATGGTTTGGGGACCATGGACCCATAATCTCAAGCTCCAATAAATTtagacaattaattaaagctctttaattaattatctaaTTTATTAGTTCCAAGGTTACTCCATTAAAAACCCGAAACTGCACTCTTGAGAAATATGGAACATGCTTACCCAAATATTTGAATAGTCCATCGATATAATCATTACATGTTAATCAATCCTCCGTTCATGGTTCATAATTAGAACTGGGTGAAATTACCGTTTTAGCCCTTTGTTTGTATCTAAAACCTTAAGTACCATTTATCCGCTAGAGAACAGTTAATTCATAATCTAATTATGAATTAGAGCGCTCAAACTATTCAGTGCTAGAACCAATACTCAAGGGAACCATTTTAACATCCTTTCGAAAGTTACGGATTCCGTGTATGTAAATCATATTCCCAGCTGAATGTATTTATGAGTCTCCAAAAAGTAAGTATTAAGTCtattactaaaataacttttaaCGAACAAATCAAGAGATTCATTAATACAAACAAGGAGTCTAGGATTACTTAGGATTTAGATTGATCTACATATGATCATCTTAATGATGTTGATTAAAGTCTCATAACGGTACTTAAACAAAGACTCTAAAATCACATCTGGTTCTTGTCCtatataatcaaataatataaaatgccTCTACTTAGTGTCACTACACTGAAAGATCGGATAAAACTTAAACATTCAAAATATTAGTAGACCACATTAATGATTACCAATTAAAGATCCATACTTTAATCAATCGTGgacattttaaatatattatccaTGATTTTAATCCTCATGTATATAACAATTTTATATACTAAAATCAcatcaactataatatattatggATTTTATATAGATATTCATTTTTAAGCAAAATAGcataaaacaatcaaacaatataataaataattattttatttaaaattagcAATTAATAACAACTATATGTTTTATGGGCACATTTCCAACAGATACAACTCCTTGGCGCAGTAAAAGAAATCTTAAAACCAAAAGCAACACATAAACGCTGGAGAAATTGAACCATATCTTCCAAGAAATTTTATGTGTATACATTTGTAAGATAATTACTAGTTTTACCAAAATCTCTTACATTAATCTACAGTAATGAATACAAAATTCTATagtaaaatacatatatatcgGAAAAGTGGTACATTTTTAATGGCCAGAACTTGCGATGACCATCAAACATCAAGGGGAAGAGCTATCATCATCAGGCGAGGTGCATTTTTTTCCATTGAGGAATCCTCCACACGCTGGCTGTAGAGTCGGATTCACCGGAACTGGAAATTTGTGCGCTAAACTGTAAATAGTACGCTCGTTTATCATCCCTACTTCTTTGCAGACACGATCCAGGACTGTTAAAAAATCTCTAACGACTAGAAATATTCTGAATGGATGCGCCTCTTCCTTCACCGAGTTTCCATGGAAATATTCAGTTATTTCCTTGACCAGAGATAGAGCAACACTTTCCAAGGCCTGTATCCGAATGATATCCTCTTCCGCCCTCTTCGTGAAGAGGTTCATTGACTCTGAAAACTTGCGGTTTCCCGTGTCCTCTGATGGGATTTCCTCGAGTAATCTTACAACTTCGGCTATGTTCCCTATTCCATTCGAAAGCTTGGAAACATCATTACTAAGCACATCTGAGTCCATAGCAGCAGCTTTCTTTACGTTCGAAAGCTCTGAACTGAGACCTGAAACAACTTGGAGGCCAATTTTCCTGCACTTGGCATCATCATTCAGGGAGGAATTTCCAATTTCGTTTACATTAGAAAGCCGAACACCTTCACTTCTTATTATCTCCTGAACGACAAAATGCAGAAGTGTTGTTTTACCATCAGCTCCCTTTACGTCAACTATTTTGAGGAGAGTGTCCAGCTTAAAGGCATGCGCATTGCCCCGATTTGTTCCCACATTCATTCGGTTTCCAGTCTTTAACACTGCTTCTAGAAGTTTTAGGAACATTCTGCTGGTTCTCAGTTCTTCACAGGCTGCCTGTAAAAAATGTCATCCCAAAgcattattatatgatttttgaacaAGTTAATGCTTTTGACAAGATACATTTAGAATCTTAATTCACTATGTTAAGATTTAATAGAAAAAAAACATAATGAAGAAAGAAAACAACACAATACAAGATTTATGTACTCGAACATGAAAGCTTATTTTCACCCATGTAAATGGATGTTATCTTGTCATGAAGTAAGCTTAAAGAGAATATACAAAAGACGAAGATATGGAACCTGACCTCCAGAGTTTGAAATGATTTTAGGAGGTAATCAACTTCGGAATCAAAATTGGATATGTATAGCATTGCATCCACTCTTTTGAAAGCAAAAGGTATATCAAGAACAGCCTTCAAAAATTTCTCTGCAATCCCGAGTTTAAGTGGTGACTCATCTTTGTACTCTTTAAGCTTCCTTTCTTCTTCCTTAGTTGGAGCCATCTTCAACAAACTCTCGAGAAGCTCCATGCCAAGAATATCTGCATTTCCTGTGTTGAGGTGGGGAAATAAATTAGTGCTCCATGAATTTCAATAATTGATATTCTTGATACatactttatataaaatcataGTGGGTTTACAGGGAATCTAGAAGAATCAAGTATTTTTGAAGGATGGTTTTCCTGATTGAAGGCAACCTTAATTTCTCAAATGGCAGCTCAGGACGAACAAGGCTCAAGAAGTTTCAAACAAGATGATATTTCTATAAAATAACAACTATCTAACAAAACTGACAAGGTATACTAATAGCATAACAAAACTGAAAAGTCAGCAGCTCATTTTGTATGTCACATATTGCCACTCCTCAATGTGAGGACAACATGGAAAGCATGCGACAATATAGATAAGATCAAGGGAGAAATGGCAAGCAACAGTATCATTGTGGTCAGTTCAAGTCGCAATCTTCAAAGTTGGTAGCATGACATGAGCTTTGCCTAGAAACACTATATCTATTTGATGTCCATCACCGGCACCATAGAAATTTTGATGCGCAAATCATCTTATATCTATAACTATCAACTAAAAAGATCTACAAATCTTGAAATACAAGAAAGACATAAGAGGCCACACATAATACCTTCTGAAAGGCCTTCACAAACTTCCTCCACCGTGACATTGAGAGCCTTCAGCAGAATGGCAATATTCTGAGCTTTCTTTGGATCAAGAACCCGATTCCCACTATCTGGTCCAGGTGTGGGAAGAACTTGCCACCTagttttttctttaaaattcgGTGTCGGGGTATTTACAACAAACAATGTTTCAATCATCTCCTCATTCAATCTGCATATGATTTAACGAAACCCAAAGGGCTTATTAGTTATCAACTTATCAGAATGTGTTTATAACTGTAAGAAGAGTAGAGAAGTTCTTTACTTGAAAGAGCTGGATTTGAGTTGATCCCACACCATCTCACGATCAGAGCTTGCTCTTACTTTATCCCAATGCAATGCCTTCAATTTCGGCTTCGAAATAATCCCCTCCTCATGTTGCTCCATTGTTTCACTTGAGTTTTCTCCTTTTTCATTAGTGGAGAATGTGTTATCCTCATTATTCTTGGAAGACTCTGAATCATTTGCAGACAGTTCAATCGGAGAAATCAATGGGGGACTTTTGGCAGCAATCGGTCTAAAGGGTGTTGTCAATGCTGGCGGTACAGATGCTTGCTTTTTAGCTGGTGGGGTTGGCGTTCTGGGACTATCCAAGCTTTTACTCACCACGGCCCGCAAAGgtggaggtggcggtggaggtggagggaCTGATGGGGTGACAATGTCGGGTTGGTGTGCGATGCTGATGCCTTTTCCCACCGGAGATTCCGATCCGGCAATGGGTTCGGAGGCATTCGAAATCCTCGGCGAAGATTCTACGCTCGGCCTCGAATAACTGTCTGGTGAAGATGAACTTGGTGGAGACGGCGATGCAGATTCCTTTGATGATGCTAGTGGCCGATGAAATGGCCTCACAGCCGGAATCTCAATCAAGTCCGACGACTTGGGGATCGGTTTCATAGGGCTCAAACTATTCTCCGGTGAAAGGCTAAGCGACCTCACCGGAGACCCGGAAACTGATCCCGACACTGAAGAAGAGTAGGTGGAGGAAGAATTTGACATCAGTCCGTGAAGATTATCCACTTCAATGGCGGCAAAAGCCCTTCTAGAAGCCGATCCAGTTCCGACAGAGCTCTCTCTGCCGTTCAGAGATCCTCTGGGAGAGTAAAACTCTTCATCGACATCATCTTTAGACGCGACCGCCGCGGCATTTGTGTATATTCTCTGATAAGTACTCAACGGCGGCAAAGGGCGGAGCTCAGGTGAGTCCACTTTTCGGGAACTGGAGACGCCACTTTCAGGCAATGTGCCGCTGCTTTCACTGTGTGCAACAATCCGCGAGTCAATGCCGCCGCCGTGTGAGTTTACCATAGTCCCCAGGTACAAAAACTCCGCGCTGGTCTGAGATTGGCGCTGAAGCTTCGGGATTTGGTTTGCATTACATCTGGTAGCATTTGCCACAGTGCCATCATTGTCAGATCTTTGGGTTTTAGCATTACCGGAAGAGGATCGCCTTCTGCGACGGATATGGAGGAATACGGCAATGGAAACTATAACAACAGCGGCCACAACAGCAGTAGCGGCGGCAGCGATCAGTTTAGAGGAAGCAGATTTGGAGGTGGACGACCGAGGGACGCCGAGAGAAGAAATGTTAGCGGGAAAGGAAGCAAAAGTAGCGGGAGATGGAGGTGGCGGCGGAGGAGGAGAGGCGGAGGAAGGGAAGAATGGGACCGCCGGTGCCGAAGTGGAAAACGGGTAGTTAGGGACAGACGGAGTTGGAGGATGAGACGGCGGAAAGGAGTCTAGCGGGAAGAAGGGTTGGTGGAGAATGCGGTGGCGATGCGCGGCGGCGGAGTGGCGGAGGAGTAGGAGGAAGAGGAGGAGGGTGGAGGTGGGCATCGTGGGTGTAAGAGAGTCAATGTAGCTTAGCTGTAAGTGTGAGGGATGAATGTGTGTTTCTTCTAGTGCGACTGTCTCACTTTTCACACTTACTGTGTGTGCTCACTATTTTCTGAGTAAATGCCgggggaaaaaaaaataaatttggggAATCCTCTTTTTCTTTTGGAATCTCGGGAATCCTTTTTCAAACATACACATTTTATTAGtttcaaaaaagaaaatatatatgATACCCGGAAGAGGAAATCACCTCATCTCATAAATGATCCTAAAGTAAAGATCAATTCTTAGCTAGCCAAAATCGTCCAGGGGTCAGCTCAATAGGGAGTTTGGGAGCTCTGGAGCTCGGCCGAGCTCCTCCATCATAATGACCAGCTTAGTTCAAGAGCTCATctccagctcgggtcgggagctcagctcgggagctcagtcAAGCTCCATCACCATTGcctccagctcgggtcgggagctcagccaaGCTCCTCCACCATCCTCCAGCTCGGGccgggagctcagctcgggagctcaggagctcagccaagctcctccaccatcatccagctcgggtcgggagctcagctcgggagctcaggaGCTCAGCCAAGCTCCTCCACCATCACCTCCAGCTCGGGCCGGGAGCTCAGCCAAGCTCCTCTACAATCATCTCCAGCTCGGGTTGGGAGCTCTGGAGTTCATCTCAGCCTTGATGTCAGTAGGTAGTTAGCTTAGTAGAGGGATTGGACAACCTTGATGAGCTAGCTAAGATATTAGGATCAATGTTCAGGTTGAGTTCAGGGGTTCAGCAATAACTCACTCACCCCTTTTCCATATATGATCTCAGGGAGAGCAGCAGTATAGCGTCCTCATGATGACAGTTCAGCTCAAATTAAGTGTATTGTTATTTCCTTTGTCAGACAAGATTCGGGCGAGATCTCAACCTAAATATTCGGGATTATAATCCCGAGATTCGCGGATTCTTGATAAGGAAGGTAGGCGCTAAATCCGGAGCTCTCTCCTATAAATAACAGGTTCACTTTCATTATTTGGATCCTAATTTTTCACTCGTGtgcacacaccactctctatatttttgctatcctagcatctgacttgagcgtcggaggggatacACCGAAACACCTTCCGGCCCCCCTTAACACTCTTGTTAgtggtttcaggtcagcagcatttcatcttttatttggAGGAGCTTCTTCAGCTCATCCAAggagatcactttattgaggtatatcaatTGGCACCGTCTGTGGGAATATTCAAGCTAAGACGTAGATATGgcaggaagaggaagaggaaggGGAAGAGGAAATATGGCGGATATGACTGTGGATCAGCTCAGCCAGTTCATCACTCAAACGGTGCAAGCGGCCATGGGTCAAAATCCACCAACTCCTCCCGTGGGTCAGCCAAACCCAATGGATGCGGTGTGGGAAGAGATCAGGAGACTAGGTCGGCAAGTCGGAGGTCGGCCTGGGCCTATACAGAGGGAAAGTCCTTTTGCTCGGGCTATTCTAGATGAAGAACTCCCTGCAAATTTTAAGTAGCCTACTTTAGGGGAATATGATGGGAGCTCAGATCCGGAGGAACATTTGGGGAGATTTGAAAATGCAGCCTTGTTGCATAGATATTCAGATGCAATTAAATGTCGGGTCTTCCTCACTACTCTGGTAAGGTCAGCCCAGCAATGGTTCAACCTTTTACAGCCTGGTAGTATTCAGAGTTTCAATGACTTCAGCTCAGCTTTTCTACACCAATATGCGAGTAGCAAGAGATATTTGAATACTTCTCTCAGTTTGTTCAATATGAAGAAATCTGAGGTGGAACCGTTGCGGGAGTATGTTCAGCGCTTCAATACAGCAGCTCTGGAAGTACCTGCTGCCACTGCTAACACCTTGGTCAACTCCTTCACTCAAGGGTTGAGAGGAGGAGAGTTTTTCAGATCCTTGGTCAAGAAGTCTCCTTTGACTTATGATGAGCTCCTTAGTCGAGATGAGAAGTACGTGAATTTAAAGGATGCACAAAGGCAGAGGAGACAGGAAGGAATGTCTGGGAGTAAGCCCAGTGCCAAGGTGGGAGCAAAGGCAGAGGGGAAGACGGAAGGAGGAAGGAAGAGGGTTGCAGAAGAGATGAACAGGGTCAAAGGACCCTACCCCTATGTACCACTCTCGGTAAGCTTGGAGAAGGCAATGCAAGTATGTAAGGATAGGCGAGCACTTATGAGGCCCCGTAATGCTGAGAAAGGCCCGCGGTTACCGCCATCTGACAAGTTTTGCGATTTTCATCAGGAGTATGGGCATATCACCAATGATTGTCAGAGGCTAGGTGAGGAGGTTCAAAGGATCATGTATGATGACCCTCGAATCAGAGCTGAGCTGACTCGAAGGGCAAATCCTCCTCGCCAAGGCCGAGCTCCCCAATGGAGGAATCAAAGGAATGAAGTTAGAGAGAATCAAGGTGATCATCAAGGAAGAGCTCCTCAAAACGGTCAAGGAGATAGGGTGCAGCAAATTGCAAATCATCCCAATCGGGGCGTTATCCATATGATCTCCGGGGGTAGTACGGATGGAGATTCGGGAAGGGCTCGCAAAGCTCACGGGCGTAGGttggaaaattttgaggtaaATTCTTAGCTCAGCTGTCCCACTGATCAGAATATCAGTTTTGGAAGGGAAGATTTAAAAGATGTGGTGCTACCTCATAATGATCCCCTACTGGTCACCTTGACCATAGCCAATTATGGCGTGGCTCGTATCTTTGTGGATACTGGGAGTTCAGTAAACATTATCTTTAAAGAAACTCTAGACCAAATGAAATTGGAAGGATTTGAGTTGGATCCAATCACCACAGAGTTGTATGGGTTCACGGGTCATGCTTTGCAACCGTTGGGACAGATAGTGCTCCTCTTGTCTCTTGGGAGTGGAGAGCAGAGAGTAACCAAAATGGCTTGCTTTACAGTGGTGGATGCCCCATCTTCTTTCAATGGAATATTGGGACGCCCTGCCCTGAGTGATTTCCGAGCTGTGGCTTCCACCTACCACCAGAAATTAAAGTTCCCAAGTGGAAAAGAAGTGGGGGTTGTCAGGGGTGATCAAAAGGCAGCACGTTAGTGTTATGTGAATAAAGTGAAGGTTGATGCAAAGAGAAGTAGGAGGGAAGTAGGAATGGTTTTGATAGGCCGAGCACCAAGGGTGTTGGGTCAAAAGGTATTTTTAATGTCTGAAGAAGATCATGAGAAAGTAGAGCTAAGTCCTAGAGCTCAGATGGTGAAGTTAGCCGCTGATCTCAGTTCTTCAATGAGGCAAAGCTTGATTGATTGCTTGAAGGAGAACAAAGATGTTTTTTCTTGGTCTGTTTCAGAGCTCACAGGGGTTAGTGCAGACGTTATGGTTCATCGGCTCAACATTTTCGCGGGAACGAAGCAGGTAAAACAGAAAAAGAGACACTTTGGGCTTGAAAAGGATAAGGTTATTAAGAAAGAGGTGAATGAACTCCTTAAGGCAGGTCATATTAGGGAAGTCCAGTTCCCTACTTGGTTGTCAAATGTTGTCCTTGTCCCTAAGAGTTCAGGCAAATGGAGGATGTGTGTTGATTTTCGAGACTTAAATAAGGCATGCCCAAAAGATTGTTATCCACTGCCTCGAATTGATCGGTTGGTTGATTCTACGGCAGGTCATCAGTATTTGTGTTTCATGGATGCCTATCAAGGGTACCATCAAATTCCGTTGGCAGAGGAAGATCAGGATAAAGTAAGTTTCACTACCTCTCATGGAACTTTCTGTTACagagtgatgccttttggtttgaaaaATGCAGGGGCTACTTATCAGAGGCTCATGGATAGGGTGTTTGCTTCCCAGATTGGCCGAAATGTGGaggtttatgtggatgatatcctGGTAAAATCCTAGGATGATGCAGGTTTGATGACCGACTTGAGGGAGACCTTTGCCACGCTCAAGTCCTACGGAATAAAGCTCAATCCTGAAAAATGTGTGTTTGGAGTAAGAGGGGGCAAGTTTTTGGGACACATGGTGACTGAGAGAGGGATTGAAGCTAACCCCGAGAAAGTGCAAGCTATCCGATCCATGTCTCATCCTTGAAATCTGCAGGAAGTTCAGAGGTTGGCAGGAAGGATAGCAGCTCTATCTCGGTTCATATCCAGATCAGCTCATAGAAGTTTACCTTTCTGTAAGGTTCTTCGGAAAGCTAAGAAGTTTGAGTGGGATGCTGAATGTGGGAAGGCGTTCGAGGACTTAAAGAATTATTTAGCCGAACTTCCTGTATTGGCTAAGGCAGTTCCGGGTGAACCGTTATACATCTACCTCTCAGCTTTGGAGGGGGCGGTCAGTTCGGTACTCATTAGGCAGGAGGGAGCGGCTCAACATCCGGTACTCAGAGGTTGAGAAGTTGGCACTTGCACTTGTTATGATGGCCCGGAAGCTCAGACCTTATTTTCTATCACATCCTATTGTGGTGTTAACCAATAGTCCCATGGTAAGGATATTAACTCACGCTGACATTTCGGGACGATTGGTGAAGTGGACTACTGAACTCAGTGAGTATGATATTCAGTATGAACCAAGAGCAGCGATTAAAGCTCAAGCATTGGCTGATTTTTTTAGCCAAAACAAAACATACGGAAGGGCAGGGCTTATGGAAAGTGTATGTTGATGGTTCTTCTAACAGCGAAGGATGTGGAGTGGGGGTGCTTCTGATATCCCCTCAAGGAGATGAGATCCGATTGGCAGTCAGGTTGGATTTTCGAGCTTCCAATAATGAGGCAGAATATGAGGCCGTGTTAATTGGCCTTCGGGCAGCTAAGCAAGTTGGGGCAGCCCGGATACATCTCTATTCTGATTCGCAATTGGTAGCTCAGCAATTGAATGGGTCTTACGAGGTGAAAAGTGAGAAGTTAAAAGAGTACATGAAGGCAATAGAGTAAGCTCGGGGCCTCTTTGATGAGGTAATGTTTGAGCAGATCCCTAGAGAGAGCAACGAAAAGGCGGATGTTCTGGCCAAGATGGCTAGGTCACTTCATAACTGGAAAAACAGAGAGGTAGTCGTGCAAGTGGAATTAACACCTTCTACGGAGCTCACACCATTAGCTTCGGAAGAGAGTGACTGGAGAAAAGAGCTCTTGGAATACATGGAGAAGGGCGAGTTACCAAAGGATCTTATTCTCTAGCCCGTAAGGTTCTTTTAGCAGGATATTTTTGGCCTACTATTTTGAAAGGTGTCATAGCTTTGGTGACTTCTTGTGACAGTTGTCAGCGACATAGCAGACTTCAGCATCAGCCAGCGGCATTAATGAAAGGAATCATGGCAGCGTGTCCTTTCGATCAGTGGGGAATGGATATTGTGGGTCCTTTCCCTCTAGCCCCAGctcagaagaaattcttgttggTCGCTATTGATTACTTCTATAAATGGGTGGAA comes from the Henckelia pumila isolate YLH828 chromosome 1, ASM3356847v2, whole genome shotgun sequence genome and includes:
- the LOC140884797 gene encoding formin-like protein 1; this encodes MPTSTLLLFLLLLRHSAAAHRHRILHQPFFPLDSFPPSHPPTPSVPNYPFSTSAPAVPFFPSSASPPPPPPPSPATFASFPANISSLGVPRSSTSKSASSKLIAAAATAVVAAVVIVSIAVFLHIRRRRRSSSGNAKTQRSDNDGTVANATRCNANQIPKLQRQSQTSAEFLYLGTMVNSHGGGIDSRIVAHSESSGTLPESGVSSSRKVDSPELRPLPPLSTYQRIYTNAAAVASKDDVDEEFYSPRGSLNGRESSVGTGSASRRAFAAIEVDNLHGLMSNSSSTYSSSVSGSVSGSPVRSLSLSPENSLSPMKPIPKSSDLIEIPAVRPFHRPLASSKESASPSPPSSSSPDSYSRPSVESSPRISNASEPIAGSESPVGKGISIAHQPDIVTPSVPPPPPPPPPLRAVVSKSLDSPRTPTPPAKKQASVPPALTTPFRPIAAKSPPLISPIELSANDSESSKNNEDNTFSTNEKGENSSETMEQHEEGIISKPKLKALHWDKVRASSDREMVWDQLKSSSFKLNEEMIETLFVVNTPTPNFKEKTRWQVLPTPGPDSGNRVLDPKKAQNIAILLKALNVTVEEVCEGLSEGNADILGMELLESLLKMAPTKEEERKLKEYKDESPLKLGIAEKFLKAVLDIPFAFKRVDAMLYISNFDSEVDYLLKSFQTLEAACEELRTSRMFLKLLEAVLKTGNRMNVGTNRGNAHAFKLDTLLKIVDVKGADGKTTLLHFVVQEIIRSEGVRLSNVNEIGNSSLNDDAKCRKIGLQVVSGLSSELSNVKKAAAMDSDVLSNDVSKLSNGIGNIAEVVRLLEEIPSEDTGNRKFSESMNLFTKRAEEDIIRIQALESVALSLVKEITEYFHGNSVKEEAHPFRIFLVVRDFLTVLDRVCKEVGMINERTIYSLAHKFPVPVNPTLQPACGGFLNGKKCTSPDDDSSSP
- the LOC140874179 gene encoding uncharacterized protein, producing the protein MAGRGRGRGRGNMADMTVDQLSQFITQTVQAAMGQNPPTPPVGQPNPMDAVWEEIRRLGRQVGGEYDGSSDPEEHLGRFENAALLHRYSDAIKCRVFLTTLVRSAQQWFNLLQPGSIQSFNDFSSAFLHQYASSKRYLNTSLSLFNMKKSEVEPLREYVQRFNTAALEVPAATANTLVNSFTQGLRGGEFFRSLVKKSPLTYDELLSRDEKYVNLKDAQRQRRQEGMSGSKPSAKVGAKAEGKTEGGRKRVAEEMNRVKGPYPYVPLSVSLEKAMQVCKDRRALMRPRNAEKGPRLPPSDKFCDFHQEYGHITNDCQRLGEEVQRIMYDDPRIRAELTRRANPPRQGRAPQWRNQRNEVRENQGDHQGRAPQNGQGDRVQQIANHPNRGVIHMISGGSTDGDSGRARKAHGPNYGVARIFVDTGSSVNIIFKETLDQMKLEGFELDPITTELYGFTGHALQPLGQIVLLLSLGSGEQRVTKMACFTVVDAPSSFNGILGRPALSDFRAVASTYHQKLKFPSGKEVGVVRGDQKAAR